The following are encoded in a window of Episyrphus balteatus chromosome X, idEpiBalt1.1, whole genome shotgun sequence genomic DNA:
- the LOC129920478 gene encoding zinc finger FYVE domain-containing protein 9 isoform X2, which produces MDLVDIDKVLDNLELNEEEHQKERQNLTSDIVSSQSQISSSVNEPEHSLNYGVTTTLNNTTTTTTTSTGDRVSKFVGVSQVFSSLDDYRKNVESLDLYTNNKNDGNTNTNTNYNNLKNNDHTLLMRNDGVNDDDEDDEDEEVSKDDEDEDEDDPYAGDEINKFVSTDEYGFSSNSITTSSSSTFSSGPSPALISTESESSLNAKEELEVRSEAVKQIDTNSQQIKNDSTTSDGIESIQPNENDCSSGNSNSTSKIRAQHQQRSEFDDLAVGLSSISLTTHQESILSLSEIASASSKFNLKTDNLSSSLSLSQTTKNNYPNSNEKPEQLNEQKIDSGDTGEHPQLENSISGEEDLIRVAATTQPNVMVTFSSTMDEISDTELDSILQEIDTEMHSQQIVSPEQDSASGSNIGDVINKTTTTQTSKSNNPNEDDLKLTTTSILPNNLSLIGQKCGGGDDGMMNIDSFSQASTLEFTEDRRDVDDLDKAINLDEISDDGDQSKEEEKKGIQKRQRPTTLDLPVRKINLYATAGQTPPGSRIYDQGTSSSEEETPDEKVNEIKSDEELNFNDGAGHTPPERSDREVGFDNNGVVGGGDACSSSDIETANVGDEPMIASESTEVEVKIPPSKIPEILTAPESATASACAPAPELTNIPIAVSNDMSVNNNYNNNNNIGKVPPIWVPDQEANACMQCQHKFTLLKRRHHCRACGQVLCSVCCSQKFKLEFLSNLESRVCVQCFLILTKLTQQQKQQIDDQQMNCSNTTTTPLNPQQTTSSPNPNNPMEYCSKIPPYRQVNQQAISSYPTVIVPVGVLKKEGSAAKSRKRKSVMFSDGIRPGSDLASLDGRWSDAKHARKSNSANNLNTSDNLSDESNKIISRNNSKSIVLMDDGKGCYIPPTGEHTLPPIVISKKSEKLYQEVTNNADLIKRLQTESLKFVIQTNFFVFVKISHLKCCINKTVINFTTCGLNNVGNDEIIILLELDNSNKIPKDIFVHLNEIYWEASRGHPITELGFSMPKHLHFLGSREHGGFLFIRSTFQCLLDVHVPSPPFLIGVLIHRWEVPWAKIFPLRLMLRLGAQYRYYPSPHISVREREPVYAEIAQTIINLLADFRNYTYTIPTIKGMYIHMEDRRTNILIPRNRLDEVVKAINNSSDHILAMGANFSKNADGHLVCIQNIKLQNGDSHAYSTQAINIQGQPRKVTGASFFVFNEALKTTSGLSGKCSIIEDGLMVQILPSKMAEIRHSLLNMKDINIVCGPIDADEQQTEVVYVQWVDNDVEINIGYRMKKG; this is translated from the exons ATGGATCTCGTTGATATAGATAAGGTTTTAGATAATTTGGAACTTAATGAAGAGGAGCATCAAAAAGAGCGTCAAAACTTAACTTCAGATATTGTTTCTTCACAATCGCAAATTTCGTCATCTGTTAATGAACCTGAACATAGTTTAAATTATGGCGTCACAACAACATTGAataatacaacaacaactacaacaacatCTACAGGAGATCGTGTTAGTAAATTTGTTGGTGTTTCTCAGGTATTTAGTAGCTTAGATGACTACCGAAAAAATGTTGAAAGCTTAGATTTGtatacaaacaataaaaacgaTGGCAATACAAATACGAATACAAATtacaataatttgaaaaataacgaTCATACACTTTTAATGCGTAACGATGGTGTCAATGATGATGACGAAGATGACGAAGATGAAGAAGTAAGTAAAGACGATGAAGATGAGGATGAAGATGATCCATATGCAGGTGATGAAATCAATAAATTTGTAAGCACAGATGAATATGGATTTTCGTCAAATTCCATAACAACATCGTCATCGTCAACATTTTCATCTGGACCATCACCTGCTTTAATTTCAACTGAATCAGAATCATCTCTTAATGCTAAAGAAGAGCTAGAAGTTCGAAGTGAAGCAGTAAAACAAATAGATACAAATTCgcaacaaattaaaaacgacAGTACAACAAGTGATGGTATAGAGTCAATACAACCTAATGAAAATGATTGCTCATCTGGCAACAGCAACAGCACCAGTAAGATAAGAGCACAACATCAACAACGTTCCGAATTTGACGATTTAGCTGTTGGTTTATCCTCGATATCGCTCACAACCCATCAAGAAAGTATTTTATCTCTATCAGAAATTGCTTCAGCGAgtagtaaatttaatttgaaaaccgACAACTTAAGTTCATCTCTATCCCTATCACAAACAACTAAGAATAACTACcctaattcaaatgaaaaaccaGAGCAATTGAATGAACAGAAGATAGATAGCGGTGACACGGGGGAACATCCGCAATTGGAAAATTCAATATCCGGAGAAGAGGATTTAATAAGAGTAGCAGCAACGACTCAGCCAAATGTTATGGTCACATTCAGTTCCACAATGGATGAGATATCTGACACAGAACTTGATAGTATTTTGCAAGAAATCGATACAGAAATGCATTCACAGCAAATTGTATCTCCTGAACAAGATTCTGCATCTGGCAGCAATATCGGGGAtgtaataaacaaaacaacaaccaCACAAACATcgaaatccaacaatccaaatgAGGACGACTTAAAATTAACGACGACGAGCATTTTACCAAACAATCTATCGCTGATTGGTCAAAAATGTGGTGGTGGCGATGATGGAATGATGAATATAGACAGTTTTTCGCAGGCATCCACATTGGAGTTTACCGAAGATCGACGTGATGTAGACGACTTAGACAAGGCTATTAATCTGGATGAAATATCTGATGATGGCGATCAAAGCAAAGAGGAGGAAAAGAAAGGCATACAGAAAAGACAAAGACCTACGACACTCGATTTACCAGTTAGGAAGATCAATTTGTATGCAACAGCTGGACAAACTCCACCTGGCTCACGCATCTATGATCAAGGAACGTCAAGTTCTGAGGAAGAGACACCTGACGAGAAggtaaatgaaataaaaagtgaTGAGGAATTAAATTTCAATGACGGTGCTGGTCACACGCCACCAGAACGATCTGATCGTGAAGTTGGTTTTGATAATAATGGAGTTGTTGGTGGAGGTGATGCTTGTAGCTCATCAGACATAGAAACTGCAAATGTCGGTGATGAACCAATGATTGCTTCAGAAAGTACAGAGGTCGAAGTTAAAATTCCACCATCAAAAATACCAGAAATATTAACAGCACCAGAATCTGCAACTGCATCGGCATGTGCACCCGCACCAGAGCTAACAAACATACCAATCGCTGTTAGTAATGATATGTCTGTAAATAATAACTataacaacaataataacaTTGGAAAAGTCCCTCCAATATGGGTGCCAGATCAAGAAGCAAATGCATGCATGCAATGTCAGCATAAGTTTACTTTACTAAAAAGACGTCATCATTGTCGGGCATGTGGCCAAGTTTTATGTTCGGTGTGttgttcacaaaaatttaaattagagTTCCTTTCAAATCTAGAATCACGGGTTTGTGTGCAGTGTTTTCTCATTTTGACAAAACtcacacaacaacaaaaacaacaaatcgaCGACCAACAAATGAATTGCTCCAACACCACCACCACCCCATTAAATCCACAACAAACAACTTCATCACCAAATCCCAATAATCCTATGGAATATTGTTCAAAAATTCCACCTTATCGTCAAGTAAATCAACAAGCTATATCATCTTATCCAACTGTAATTGTTCCAGTGggtgttttaaaaaaagaaggcaGCGCAGCTAAAAGCCGCAAACGTAAATCTGTTATGTTTAGCGATGGTATACGACCAGGAAGCGATTTGGCTAGTTTAGATGGTAGATGGAGTGATGCTAAACATGCACGTAAATCGAATTCAGCAAACAATCTCAATACATCAGATAATCTATCTGATGAAAGTAACAAaa tcatctcAAGAAACAATTCCAAATCGATTGTTTTAATGGATGATGGAAAAGGTTGCTACATACCACCAACAGGTGAACACACCTTGCCCCCAATAGTAATTTCAAAGAAGTCGGAAAAACTTTACCAAGAAGTAACAAATAACGCAGATCTTATCAAAAGATTACAAACCGAAAGTTTGAAATTTGTTATAcaaactaacttttttgtttttgttaaaatatctcATT taaAATGTTGCATTAACAAGACAGTTATAAACTTTACAACTTGTGGTTTGAATAATGTTGGCAATGATGAGATAATAATTCTACTCGAGCTtgataattcaaataaaatcccCAAGGATatatttgttcatttaaatgAAATCTACTGGGAAGCGAGCCGTGGTCATCCAATAACAGAACTTGGTTTCTCGATGCCAAAACACTTACATTTTCTTGGCTCACGAGAACATGGGGGTTTCCTTTTCATTCGGTCGACTTTTCAATGCTTGCTTGATGTTCATGTTCCATCACCACCATTTCTGATTGGAGTGCTGATCCATCGATGGGAAGTACCATGGGCGAAAATATTTCCATTGAGATTAATGTTACGTCTTGGTGCCCAATATCGTTACTATCCTTCTCCACACATATCAGTTAGAGAACGTGAGCCTGTATATGCAGAAATTGCACAGACAATAATAAATCTATTAGCA gaTTTCCGAAATTACACGTATACCATTCCGACAATAAAAGGAATGTATATTCATATGGAAGATAGAAGAACAAATATTCTCATACCACGCAATCGATTAGATGAGGTCGTTAAGGCTATTAATAATTCTAGTGATCATATTCTCGCAATGGGAgctaacttttcaaaaaatgccGACGGTCATTTGGTTtgcatacaaaatattaaacttcAAAATGGTGATTCACATGCTTACTCAACTCAAGCTATAAACATCCAAGGTCAACCCAGAAAAG TAACTGGtgcaagtttttttgtttttaatgaagcaTTAAAAACAACTAGTGGACTTTCTGGCAAATGCAGTATCATAGAAGATGGTTTAATGGTTCAAATTTTACCATCAAAAATGGCTGAAATTCGACATTCGCTTCTGAATATGAAAGACATTAATATAGTTTGTGGACCAATTGACGCTGATGAACAACA